The window tttattacaatATTCATGGGACAGAGTGCTTCCGTTAAAGGATATTTAATCGAGGTAAGTATCATGTAAAACTGTTGTGATTGTTTTCCATTGAATAAATTTCATCAGGAATATAACAGTCACAACGACATAATGGGTTCGATGAGATATGGTACtggaacaacatatataagcaaCAGTAGATTTTCTTTGTGAAATATTTCTTCCGAGATAGATTATATGCATTTTTAATAAATCTGTTTGGTTGAGTGCTTGTCGTTTAAGGGTTCTAGCATTAGGATAGATTTTGTTCCGGCGTAGAAATTTCCAATATGTATACAATCATTAATGAATTCCAGCTGTGTTTTCGCTTCTGTGAACCAGGCATTAAACTTTAGGAACTCGTTGAGTACCTTAAATAAAATCAGATCCCCCACGTGActtcaaaattaaaaaaattcccATATTGTGAATTAGAACAAGCTATTATTTACATATGAAATGTTCGGTCGCAATATCATGATTCCGTTATCGAAatacataaaattaaaaatgtgtCACAAAACAATCAGGGATTACCCATTTCTACCCATTGTAACAATGATAgctttcattgtttattgaGATTTCTTAGATTAATGTCGCTAAAAACCTATATAGAAACGTGTTGACTATTGTTTGGGTCATTATTGTACACTGTTGTCCTGATAAATTTCTGTACACTCTAGATTGTATCATGGAAAAAAAGTCGGTTGTAAAACTATCACAGTTTCTTTGGGGCTTCAATCGTTTCTTGAGTGATTCTAGCTTGTGAAGCaaactaaaatgaattaaaccgTATTTGTTAACAGGTTGTTTACCGTATAAATATCTTTGTGATCATAGAAATCTACCAGTTTGTAGTGAAGTCTATCTCGTATGTTATTTTTTGGATGTTCTGTATCAGTATTTTGCTTCTTATAGACCAATAACGTTATCTTTTGCAGTGAAAAAGGACCTTATAGTGGTTATTATCTTCAATTTTTGGGTAATTGTATCCTTGAAGACTTTACAATATCGTTTAATAGATGCTATACCAGGAATGAAtagttttgttgttattatttcttattttcctATACTCGTATTGAACTCACGTGCGGATCCGGCAAAATGCATGTTTTTAACACTAGATTTACATTTTGAACCGTCCCACATCGTTTGCATATATATAGTTCCCTTCATCATGTTCCACACTTCAAAATACTTGATTTGAATTCTAGCTAAACACTCTGGGGCGCGAATGTAACATAAAACTGATCTTGTATCAATCAGAATATTCTTGTGTAATAGTGGTAGTGTGGTGTGGTCGgacataaaatgtatttcagcagaggatcgagaaggaaagaacgggaacggaacgcaattggtatgaaaatgcatgaacaatgaaatctgagacaatggactgatgtTTCCAAAAGGAAcggtcaagtttgagacgatggattgatattttgcaaattaactatttactatatggttctcacattttattgagattctctgtaatttcgtgtcaaatacattcggttgtccccactcgtgttcttatTTACTACAGTAGTAATAGTCGTGGTAAACTACCACTACTATCGCTGTTGGGGCAAGCCCATTGACTGGAGACCTCTAGGCAACTCTATTTTGGGTTCTTATTTTCAGTTGTTATGAAGTGGTATTCGTGGTATAGACTTCTGCCTCCGATTCCAGGCGCTGTATGTTTGCAAGTCCGTACCATGACATCGTCAGATCCTCTTTGGTTATCAATAATGCTATCCAGATGTGTAAAGACAcgtcttccagagcttcttcatcGGGTGTGATTTTGTTGTTGCTTGCTGTGTTGTTCTTCATGGTCTTTTCTCCTTGTAAATGTTGAAACCCACTTCAAAATGCTCTGCTACACTGTTTTCTTTTCACCTGAATTTAATGTTGTTTATGAGATAGAATGGTTTGTCATCCAACTGGGCCCAAGATTTCTACTGTATTCCATATTTTTCTTGTGATGTGAAGATCCTCGTGATTCAGTCAACAGCTAGCAAAAAGAGTTAAAGTGAGAGTAGAGAGTCTTGTATCACATCAGATTACCCTTGGAATGCATCTATGAGCTGCTAATTGCCAACtcgattattttcatttgtttgctTCTGTATATTTATCCTGTGTCGTGGCTTTCTCTGCTTTATTCagctgttttgttttttctttctcgAATCTTGCCCAGGGTGTCTACAGCGATTAGTTCTTTATGCTGGTTTCTTGGATCCCAGGATTTCCTAGCATGCTGAAGTTATTCGTGCTTTAATGTTTTCCAGTTCTCCTTCCTGTTTTCCTCTTCTAAtggatcttgtaaggcttggaacttgTTGTTGAGATCTGTCTTGAACTCATTGGGCGTGGTAGCATCTGGAAGGTGAGCTGTATTAATTTTTATGGTGCTGATTGTCCAGGAGGTCAAtacttctttagcttcagttttaactACATCAGCTGATCTCTTCTTCCTTACGTCTTTCATGAACCTTtatgaatttttttttattaatccaGATATAGTCGATCTAGTTTCCTGTAGTAAGGCCCAGTGAAACCCTTGTAACTTTGTGTATGCGCTTTTTGGGGAAGATGCTGCTTTCTAAACCACGTTATTGAAAGGACATAGACCTAAAAGTATCTTTTGATTCTTGTTTCTTCCCCCCCCAGTCTCTTTAACCCCATGGTGCATACATACCCAGTGTTATCCATTTCAGCCTTGGCGTTTGGGTCTTCTGTGAGAATAATCTGATGTTTTTCTGGATATTTCTGAGGAATGAACTGCAACCTCATTAATCTGATATTTGTCACCGTCGGTGCTGTTATTTGTTGGCGCGTACCACTGAGTGACATCCATTGGAATCCTTCTCTTCTTTGTTTTAGAAAATGCTTTGGTGATCCTTAATATTGGCTTCGCAGAATTGAACATTAAGAAACTATTTAACCTGTATTTGGataatgttaaataaattgatttattactCATTTATTGAGTATGTTCTTATAATgctcgtcgacattattgtcaACTTCTGTTGTAAATGTCTCCAAAGCTCTCCagatttatttctattatttccAAGAGTCAGTATGCTGGTATTAAAAACTGTGGACCACATGGTATTGGGAGGAAACCAATGTCCAACTCATCCTTCAAAATATAGGAAGCAAAGATTACAATTAAGGTCATTTAGTTTTACACGCcttattttcatcataaaccGACTTTTACTGGTGAACGATTAAAAACTAGGGAACACTAGATATGACTGATTGAAGTTCAGCAATTTACAGACCAACACTGGTGTCATCTATAACAATAAACGGTCACCACCATTTATTACTAGTCGAATAAAATTGGCTGCGTAGACCACTGATTCACTTGCTTTGAGGCTTGTTCGTCTTCAGCCTGTTGATCACTGACACAGCGCTGTCACAAACTGTGACAAAACAGTAAGTTAATCAGTGCTGCTTGAATGTTTCAACTGAAGTTAGTCTGATGCAAACTATCTCAAAACTTAAACAACCAACTAAAAcataaaaaatgttattttagaTTTCGTTTTCTGTCtataatttgattttattaCACTTTGTTTTGTAGGTTTGTTTTCATGCATCATGCATGATACATTTGTGTCGTGATGTATTAAAAGCTTTTATTACCCAAGTATTACCGGATATTTGTCCACCAGCTAATAGTtcaacagaacatatatttaGCCCATCTTTTTTACAAGCTGTTGAAACAGGCACATTTGATGCACCACGTTGGCCACCCAGTCAATTAACTTTCCCAGTGGAAAATAACTTCCTGCAAGATGATTCTCCATTATCTCATGTTTGCGTTCGACTAACAATGACACAATATGCAGAACATATCAACGTTGTTAGACGTTTATCAAGGCAATCTGTAAACACACCGAGTACGCTTTCTACAAATGGTTCATCCTCATATGCAACTCCTTCGAATATTCCGTCTAATCAAGCTAACAAAAACATTCCATCTAACTATTCAACATAACAACTTcagtgtttatttgtttttaattaataaaatattggAACTTTTTGTACaaatttcttttcattcatattttttCCAATATTCTTGATTCTTCGTAGTTTAATTTTCATATTGCAATTTCATACTATTTAGTCAAAAAATCATCATAAACATTCGTCTCTCTGTAAGTTGTCAAACTTGCATGGGTTTCGGTTTTTGGTGAGGTTTGTTTTTGTGGTTTTCCTTTTGTTCACATCTCGTTGTTGTGTAATTTCCACACTGCCACTTCGTCCTTGATTTTATATGCATGTGATTGAGTATATTTTACTTGGTGATAATGAATTTGTGTATTTTACCAAATTATGTACAGGTTT of the Schistosoma haematobium chromosome 4, whole genome shotgun sequence genome contains:
- the MED20 gene encoding mediator complex subunit Med20, variant 2 (EggNog:ENOG410V4RE~COG:K~BUSCO:EOG091G0OWC), whose protein sequence is MAGVSCVLLLNSSEGNSDPQILENLMKKLELLGAQKCGRIHIESAVYFSNFARSQCKTFQVLTSTEYPASCFVFSDNQTALVADISFREFPGCLKAFYQRKKKLQVEAKGIKYQLGDFTINFITIFMGQSASVKGYLIEVCFHASCMIHLCRDVLKAFITQVLPDICPPANSSTEHIFSPSFLQAVETGTFDAPRWPPSQLTFPVENNFLQDDSPLSHVCVRLTMTQYAEHINVVRRLSRQSVNTPSTLSTNGSSSYATPSNIPSNQANKNIPSNYST